The Cervus elaphus chromosome 12, mCerEla1.1, whole genome shotgun sequence genome includes a region encoding these proteins:
- the LOC122704410 gene encoding translation initiation factor IF-2-like, translating to MPGPAAVPPAAVTTHRGNGAATSGMGALAASAALGSAPPPARARNPLGSKLAPARVPSSGRRCVRRMPVAGGRGCRRLRRMEHRGGGSGSGGSARVTGPAVRRGRGRPAEGGGEGAGEGRGHARARNERRRRAAAIVPLGKRPGR from the coding sequence ATGCCCGGCCCCGCCGCCGTTCCCCCGGCCGCGGTGACAACTCACCGGGGGAACGGCGCGGCGACCTCCGGGATGGGGGCGCTCGCAGCTTCCGCGGCGCTGGGATCCGCTCCGCCGCCCGCGCGCGCCCGCAACCCTCTCGGGTCTAAGCTAGCCCCCGCGCGCGTGCCGTCGTCTGGCCGGCGCTGCGTGAGGAGGATGCCGGTGGCAGGGGGACGAGGCTGTCGCCGGCTGAGGAGAATGGAACACCGCGGCGGCGGCAGTGGCAGCGGCGGCAGTGCTCGCGTCACTGGGCCAGCTGTACGGCGCGGGCGGGGGAGGCCcgcggaggggggaggggaaggggcgggCGAGGGGCGGGGCCACGCGCGCGCACGTAACGAGCGCCGGCGTCGCGCCGCCGCGATCGTCCCGTTGGGGAAAAGGCCCGGCCGGTAG